Proteins co-encoded in one Verrucomicrobiia bacterium genomic window:
- a CDS encoding carotenoid biosynthesis protein yields MAGLTAAEVLAPGGAAADWITGSFWAAALMATCASLAIKLPLVQIMSAGIVAAVLGGLSHAVNSVIGLPFGNGAWPAVPPPKLLGLVPAVVPIIWTVAALNARDAARALLHSHRAHSHHGYRVIALATLLTTLFGFGFATTGATDGHSPGAWIFLLAGWSIISLLIQTLMTPLLIDKFPQTRPANSMPLWVWCALSLRFAGVLLRHNEWAPATVMAAGALFAVGSLPGRR; encoded by the coding sequence ATGGCTGGTTTGACGGCTGCCGAGGTGCTTGCGCCCGGCGGAGCGGCGGCCGACTGGATAACCGGCTCGTTCTGGGCTGCAGCGTTGATGGCAACCTGCGCCAGCCTGGCCATTAAACTGCCGCTCGTCCAAATCATGTCCGCCGGCATCGTTGCGGCCGTCCTCGGCGGTCTGAGCCACGCCGTAAATAGCGTCATCGGCCTGCCGTTTGGAAACGGTGCGTGGCCGGCCGTTCCCCCGCCAAAACTGTTGGGGCTCGTCCCGGCCGTGGTTCCCATCATCTGGACCGTCGCCGCCCTCAACGCACGCGACGCCGCGCGCGCCCTGCTGCATTCGCACCGCGCGCATTCACACCATGGCTACCGGGTCATTGCCCTGGCCACGCTGCTCACGACGTTGTTTGGCTTTGGTTTCGCCACTACTGGCGCGACGGATGGCCATTCCCCCGGCGCATGGATTTTTTTGCTGGCCGGCTGGAGCATCATCAGCCTCCTCATTCAAACACTGATGACACCGCTGCTCATCGACAAGTTTCCTCAAACACGTCCGGCCAACTCAATGCCACTGTGGGTCTGGTGTGCGCTCTCGCTGCGTTTTGCCGGCGTGTTGCTGCGGCACAACGAATGGGCCCCGGCCACCGTCATGGCCGCCGGCGCGCTGTTCGCCGTCGGCAGCCTCCCGGGACGCCGCTAA